In Indicator indicator isolate 239-I01 chromosome 28, UM_Iind_1.1, whole genome shotgun sequence, the genomic stretch CCACCTGTGGGGacagctgggggctgcagctggcCCAGCCTAGCCGCGTGGGGGCTGTGgatccagctgcctgcagcaggggcagTGGCTGGCAGCACTGTGGGCCGTGCCCACTCCTCTGGTACTCTGAAGCCCAGCCTGCTGTACCGGTCAGACCACGGCAGCCAGTGCTGCCCACCCCGGGGAACATGGCCAGTAAGGGGGTGCAGCCTTCGCAGAGAGGCAGGGCTCAGGGGCGGGCAGGGCTCAGGGGCGGACTGGGGCTCAGGGGCGGACTGGGGCTCAGGGCTGCGCTGCCCGCCGCAGGTGTTCGGgcgcagggagctggagctggtggctgCGCTGTGCGAGCGGCACGGAGCGCTGTGCATCAGCGATGAGGTCTACGAGTGGTTGGTGTACGACGGCCGGCAGCACCTCCGCATCGGTACAGAGCTGCCGGTCGGCACCGGGAGCCTTCGGTGGGAGCAGCACCcgcagggagggagctgctgcctggcctgGGGTCCCCTGCGGTGCCCTGGGCTCTCTCCCCGCTGGGGGTTTTGCTGCGCTTCAGTCTCAGCCTCCAAAGGAGGAGCTTGGCTTGCAAAGCCTGAGAACAAGCAGTGCTGGCTTCACAGCAAAGAGCCCTCTGGCTCCACTGGAGCTGATTTTTGTCCTGTATTTCATAAGCTCTGAGCTTTCTGGTGTCTCCAGTTTAGGGACATCCATTTCAACATGACTTCAGAAGCCTGCTCTCCCTCTGGCAGGGTACTGGTGCCTGGCATCTCTGGgagcccctggggctggcaCAAACCCTGCCTTGCCAAGAGATGATCTTGAGAagcctgctggggctgtgctttGGGACTCACTCAGCTgcaagctgtgctgtgcagagcccATCTTGAGCTggggtgagcagagagctgccagcaggtgccagcagctgagctgtgctgtctcTGTCCCTGCCAGCCAGCCTGCCGGGGATGTGGGAGCGCACGGTGACCGTCGGCAGCTCCGGGAAAACCTTCAGCGTCACTGGCTGGAAGGTGACTCCCCCACTCGGCAttctgtggcctccccagtcctgtccctTTGATTGATATCAGAGCACAGCGCTGGGGACTCAGCACCTTCTCCCCCCATGCTGGATGCAGGTGGGCTGGGCGCTGGGCCCCGAccggctgctgcagcacctccgcACCGTGCATCAGAACTCTGTGTATCACTGCGCCACAGCCGCGCAGGtagggcagctgcctgcagcccccagccccctgaAGCGGGGGGGAGTGGGGTCCTTTCTGCCCTGGAGAGGCTCCGGgcccctccctgcagtcacCGCATGCCtaggggagggggagagctcAGCTTGCCCGCGGGATGCTCCTTGCTTTGCACTGACCAATCCCAGAGACCATTTGGAGGGGCTGGAGTCAGAGggctcagcctgctgcagtgggagctcagcccctcctcacctgCGACCTGGCTGTGACAAAGACTCCATTCTCAAGCAAACGttgctcatctccagcctggtGATTGAGAAGATGCTCCTCAGCATGGCCAACCTCACctgaccctgccctgccacaCCCTGCTGTGCCCTAATCACCCCCCGCGCCCCCAAACATGCCCTGCCACACCACAACTCTTCCCCATCTCGTTTACCCCCAGTTGCCCACCTTGCTTTCCCCATGCAGGAGGCTGTGGCTCAGGGTTTCCAGAGGGAGCTTGAGCTCTACGGGAAGGCAGAGAGCTACCTtgtgcagctgcccagggagctgcagcagaagagggacTGGCtggtgcagagcctggctgcagtggGCATGAAGCCCATCGTGCCTGAGGGCACCTATTTCTTGGTGGCAGACATCTCTCAGTTCAGTGAGTCCCACGGCTGTGGCTCTGCTTGGGCAGGGCTGCGATGGGGGCGCAGCACGGGGGGCATGACAGGACCCTGCAGAAAGCACCCCCAAAGCAGGAAGGGGCAACCGTGTGCTTCCCACCTGAGCTCCTAGaggttgtgggtttggggctTGGCtgaggcacccagcagcagccccgaCCCCTGGGTGCTGTGGTTCTGCAGAGTCTGATGTCCCTGAGGGCCCCAGCTCTGACGAGCCCTATGACGCCAGGTTTGCCAAGTGGATGGTCAAGAACAAGGTGAATGCTTCTGGCCCTTTCCCCCGGGGTGGGTCTGTGccctccctgctggctgtgctcagagggcacagcagctcatggcagggaggcacCTGGGATGGGCAGCTTCACCCAGGTTGGGGCATGGCAGCCTGAGAGCAGTGACCTCAGCTCCACCTGTTCCCTGTGCCCAGGGTCTTGCTGCCATCCCACTCTCAGCTTTCTTCTGCAATGCCCACAAGGGCAGCTACAGCCACTTCCTGCGTTTCTGCTTCGCCAAGGTGAGGCCATGGCAGgcggggggggtgtgtgtgtgtgcagcactCACTGCCCAAACCTCTGCTCTTTTTTCAGGAGGAAGCCACTCTGAAGGCAGCAAACGACATACTGCAAgcatggaaacaggagaagagcagcccctgaGTGCCCTGCAGAGGGAACCAAGCTCTCCTTGGGCCTCgatgctgcctcctcctttgcTTGGCTGCAGATTTTGATCCCTCCTCAGTTTTGTGCTCCCAGCTGTGTTCTGTGTCAGACGTAGCTGAGAGGTTTGCCAGGCCCAGGCTCTGGGGGCCACTCTGTTGCTGTGAAATGATTTCACTGTTCCTTGCAGAAAGGGTaaggctggctcctggggacttttCTACCACCACCTTCTGAAGAGATGCTTCAGGACCTACCTTTGAGGCCATGCTGAGGGTACTGTGGCTTGTCTTGTTCCACCAGCATCCATGTTCctcacagctctgtgcagtgtCACTGCCTGCTGGAAGGTTGATTCCTGTAATTCTGAGAATTAAAAATCCAGGGAGGTGCTGTGTCCCTTAATTAACAATAGCTCCTTTGGGTTTATTCTCTGCCTCTCCAGGAGGGTGACCTCAgagtcagcagcagcttctccccaggAAACAGGGCTCAGAAGTAGCCTGGCCCTCGCCAAACGTTCCCTGTGTGCCCCTAAGACCACCCCTGGCACTTTGCTAGGGCttggcagcactgcccaggcACAGCAAAACCTTCAGGCAGGAGGATAGGGACAGCAGCTttgggctgcttctgctgctggcccctgcagccccccactCACTGGGCAGGGTGACGACTCCAGCAGCGTTCCCAGAGGTGCCTCTGGGGCAGTCTCGACTGAGCCTGGACACGAAGCGGCAGGGTAGAGCAGAGCTGCCCGCAGCAGGCAGTGCCACAGGGCTGTGTCGTTCTCTTGTCGCAGCTGAGGAGGGCTGAGTGGCTTCTGGAGAGCTCCATCACCTGGGGGACGTCTGCCTGTGTCCCATGGAGGTGGCGGCTCAGCGACGCAGGTCacggggagcagctctgccggTTTTGGTGTGGGGCTGCAGCCGGTGGCACCACTCCCGGTGAAGCCCAAGCTGCACGGACCCGCGGGAGAGGAGGCAAAGGGCCCCTTCCTGCCTTCGCCAGGGGAGATGC encodes the following:
- the KYAT1 gene encoding kynurenine--oxoglutarate transaminase 1 isoform X1 codes for the protein MSRAVQARRLEGIDKNIWVEFVKLAATYAKVNLGQGFPDFPPPDFLKEAFVRALSGEDQMLHQYTRAFGHPPLVKVLAQFFGKLLGRELDPMTNVIVTVGAYQALFCCFQAFVEEGDEVIIIEPFFDCYESMVRMAGGTPVFVPLRLKTPEAGSLMSSADWQLDPAELASKFSSQTKAIVLNSPNNPLGKVFGRRELELVAALCERHGALCISDEVYEWLVYDGRQHLRIASLPGMWERTVTVGSSGKTFSVTGWKVGWALGPDRLLQHLRTVHQNSVYHCATAAQEAVAQGFQRELELYGKAESYLVQLPRELQQKRDWLVQSLAAVGMKPIVPEGTYFLVADISQFKSDVPEGPSSDEPYDARFAKWMVKNKGLAAIPLSAFFCNAHKGSYSHFLRFCFAKEEATLKAANDILQAWKQEKSSP
- the KYAT1 gene encoding kynurenine--oxoglutarate transaminase 1 isoform X2, with product MSRAVQARRLEGIDKNIWVEFVKLAATYAKVNLGQGFPDFPPPDFLKEAFVRALSGEDQMLHQYTRAFVIIIEPFFDCYESMVRMAGGTPVFVPLRLKTPEAGSLMSSADWQLDPAELASKFSSQTKAIVLNSPNNPLGKVFGRRELELVAALCERHGALCISDEVYEWLVYDGRQHLRIASLPGMWERTVTVGSSGKTFSVTGWKVGWALGPDRLLQHLRTVHQNSVYHCATAAQEAVAQGFQRELELYGKAESYLVQLPRELQQKRDWLVQSLAAVGMKPIVPEGTYFLVADISQFKSDVPEGPSSDEPYDARFAKWMVKNKGLAAIPLSAFFCNAHKGSYSHFLRFCFAKEEATLKAANDILQAWKQEKSSP